A region from the uncultured Bacteroides sp. genome encodes:
- the rimM gene encoding ribosome maturation factor RimM (Essential for efficient processing of 16S rRNA) has protein sequence MIKSEEVYKIGLFNKPHGIHGELSFTFSDDVFDRVDCDYFICLLDGIFVPFFIEEYRFRSDSTALVKLEGIDSSEHARMFTNVDVYFPKKYAEKSETAGLSWEYFVGFCMEDIHYGVLGEIIEVDTSTLNTLFVVQPEEGEELLIPACEDFIRGINQEQRIITVDLPEGLVDLDLVEDDENA, from the coding sequence ATGATAAAATCAGAAGAAGTATATAAAATAGGGCTATTCAATAAACCACACGGCATTCATGGCGAATTGTCGTTTACCTTTTCCGATGACGTATTTGATCGTGTAGATTGTGATTATTTTATTTGTTTGCTAGACGGTATCTTTGTTCCGTTCTTCATTGAAGAATATCGTTTTCGTTCAGATTCTACTGCACTCGTTAAATTAGAAGGGATTGACTCCTCCGAACATGCCCGCATGTTCACTAATGTCGATGTGTATTTTCCAAAGAAATATGCCGAAAAATCGGAGACGGCAGGGCTCTCGTGGGAATACTTTGTCGGATTTTGCATGGAAGATATTCATTATGGAGTTCTGGGAGAGATTATTGAGGTAGATACTTCTACACTTAATACCTTGTTTGTTGTTCAGCCGGAAGAAGGAGAAGAACTTCTTATTCCTGCCTGCGAAGATTTTATTCGGGGCATCAATCAGGAACAGAGAATAATTACGGTCGATCTGCCCGAAGGATTAGTAGATCTTGATTTGGTTGAAGATGATGAGAATGCATGA